Proteins from one Candidatus Hydrogenedentota bacterium genomic window:
- a CDS encoding SBBP repeat-containing protein translates to MNTVPSLRSARVVSWAVLAAGALLLLAPCALPAAAQTPISTPSMEELREIVYAPGCRPDGQEAPSESGKLGRAAMERFAMSPALFVENRGQFEDASIRYLHHGRGALVALTDSGPVIQLRRPGATRGMGILPMVFKHGRDARATRRMGILPMDSGSAEAPFREAFALKQDAPAEFLPVHPVHPVHNTPPRSISAPGRPSQIRHVSVRFPGAHETTPGGARRSESVYHYQKGAPEHWRENVPTFEEVVYPGLYDGIDLKVWGRRDHLKYEFHVAPGADHEQVRVRYEGIRGLSLDADGALLIDLGEGWEPLRDDAPYIYQDIGGERVELPGRFRLLDAYTYTFELLAPRHPAYPLILDPRVEWGTYLGGSEYDEGRGIAVDGDGNVYVTGWTSSSGWVSGGLDTTHNGGTDAFVVKIQDGAGEGEGDPCASEYHTADQDQNNRVDLPELLRVIQFHNSGGFRCADDPASTEDGYVPGPWVHQGCCPHDSDYDGGADLLALRGVEACLAPTNHVLGYLLVWNDVQASLHRRICVLCALA, encoded by the coding sequence ATGAATACCGTGCCATCGTTGCGATCCGCCAGAGTTGTTTCATGGGCCGTCCTTGCCGCTGGGGCGCTGTTGCTGCTTGCGCCGTGCGCCCTGCCTGCCGCCGCACAGACACCCATCTCGACTCCCTCCATGGAAGAACTCCGGGAAATCGTTTACGCGCCCGGCTGCCGGCCCGACGGGCAGGAGGCACCTTCGGAATCGGGGAAACTCGGCCGCGCGGCGATGGAGCGGTTCGCGATGTCGCCCGCGCTGTTTGTGGAGAACCGGGGCCAGTTCGAGGACGCCTCGATACGGTATCTGCACCACGGACGCGGCGCGCTCGTTGCCTTGACCGATTCCGGGCCGGTGATCCAGTTGCGGCGGCCGGGCGCCACACGTGGCATGGGCATCTTGCCCATGGTCTTCAAGCACGGGCGGGACGCCCGTGCCACACGTCGCATGGGCATCTTGCCCATGGATTCTGGGTCTGCTGAGGCGCCATTCAGAGAGGCATTCGCCCTGAAGCAGGACGCGCCTGCTGAATTTCTTCCTGTCCATCCTGTCCATCCTGTCCATAACACACCCCCACGCTCGATCAGCGCACCCGGCCGCCCTTCGCAGATACGGCACGTGTCCGTGCGGTTTCCTGGGGCACACGAGACGACGCCCGGGGGCGCGCGGCGTTCCGAGTCGGTCTACCACTATCAGAAAGGCGCGCCGGAACACTGGCGCGAGAACGTGCCGACGTTTGAAGAGGTGGTCTACCCCGGCCTGTACGACGGCATTGACCTGAAGGTCTGGGGCAGACGCGATCACCTCAAGTACGAGTTCCACGTGGCGCCGGGGGCGGACCATGAGCAGGTCCGGGTGCGTTACGAGGGCATCCGGGGGCTTTCCCTGGATGCGGACGGGGCGTTGCTCATCGATCTCGGCGAGGGCTGGGAACCCTTGCGGGACGACGCGCCGTACATCTACCAGGACATCGGCGGCGAGCGCGTGGAACTCCCCGGCCGCTTCCGGCTGCTCGATGCGTACACCTATACCTTTGAACTCCTTGCGCCCCGCCACCCCGCCTACCCCCTCATTCTCGACCCCCGAGTGGAATGGGGCACTTACCTTGGCGGGAGCGAGTATGACGAAGGCCGTGGCATCGCGGTGGACGGCGACGGCAACGTCTACGTCACGGGGTGGACTTCCTCCTCCGGCTGGGTCTCCGGCGGGTTGGACACGACGCATAACGGCGGCACAGACGCCTTCGTGGTCAAAATCCAGGACGGCGCGGGGGAAGGCGAGGGCGACCCGTGCGCGAGCGAATACCACACCGCGGACCAGGACCAGAACAATCGGGTCGACCTGCCCGAACTCCTGCGGGTGATTCAGTTCCACAACTCCGGCGGGTTCCGCTGTGCGGATGACCCCGCGAGCACGGAAGACGGCTACGTTCCGGGTCCCTGGGTGCACCAGGGCTGCTGCCCGCACGACAGCGACTACGACGGCGGCGCGGACTTGCTTGCGTTGCGTGGGGTCGAGGCATGCCTCGCGCCCACGAATCATGTTCTGGGATATCTTCTCGTTTGGAACGACGTTCAGGCGTCGCTGCACCGCCGCATTTGCGTTCTTTGCGCCTTGGCGTGA
- a CDS encoding dicarboxylate/amino acid:cation symporter: LNAAFITVIRWVMYLAPIGVFALMARVIAELGLGYVAMLGKYCFTVLLGLAIHFCVLTCVLVPLFGRVSPLRFLRGMIPVFEVAFTTSSSAATLPVTLDCATRRVGADRNIANFVLPLGVTINMDGTALYVAVASLFIAEVYGVAVPFQGQLMVFLTAVLVSVGAAGIPGASIGLLGIILQSIGAPIEGIAVVVGVDRLLDMSRTVVNVTGDSVGTVIISRSEGVMRD, from the coding sequence CTGAACGCGGCATTCATCACGGTCATCCGCTGGGTCATGTATCTGGCGCCCATCGGCGTGTTCGCGTTGATGGCTCGCGTGATCGCCGAACTGGGCCTCGGCTATGTCGCGATGCTCGGCAAGTACTGCTTCACCGTCCTGCTCGGTCTCGCAATTCATTTCTGCGTGCTGACATGCGTCCTCGTGCCGCTGTTCGGGCGCGTCTCGCCGCTGCGGTTCCTGCGCGGGATGATCCCCGTGTTCGAGGTCGCGTTCACCACGTCGTCGAGCGCGGCAACCTTGCCCGTAACGCTCGACTGCGCCACGCGCCGGGTCGGCGCGGACCGCAATATCGCCAATTTCGTGCTGCCGCTGGGCGTCACCATCAACATGGACGGCACCGCCTTGTATGTAGCCGTCGCTTCGTTGTTCATCGCGGAGGTGTACGGCGTGGCCGTGCCGTTTCAGGGGCAGTTGATGGTGTTCTTGACCGCCGTGCTCGTGTCGGTCGGCGCGGCGGGCATTCCCGGCGCGAGCATCGGCCTGCTCGGGATCATCCTGCAATCCATCGGAGCGCCCATCGAGGGCATCGCCGTCGTCGTGGGCGTTGACCGCTTGCTCGACATGAGCCGCACAGTCGTCAACGTCACCGGCGACAGCGTAGGCACGGTGATCATCTCGCGCAGCGAAGGCGTGATGCGGGACTGA